A single window of Channa argus isolate prfri chromosome 10, Channa argus male v1.0, whole genome shotgun sequence DNA harbors:
- the arsia gene encoding arylsulfatase I produces the protein MATTALTGFSMMSLLSLGYLTWDLMSPTSPNQVENEPGQTFGGRSPIPHPPHIIFILTDDQGFNDIGYHSSDIRTPSLDKLAADGVKLENYYIQPICTPSRSQLITGRYQIHTGLQHSIIRPRQPNCLPISQVTLPQRLQELGYSTHMVGKWHLGFYKKECLPTRRGFDTYFGSLTGSVNYYTYNACDGPGLCGFDLHEGESVAWTHRGKYSTHLYTQRVRRILATHDPQSKPLFIFLSFQAVHTPLQSPREYIYPYRGLGNVARRKYAAMVSAVDEAVHNITYALRKYGYYQNSVIIFSSDNGGQPLSGGSNWPLRGRKGTYWEGGVRGLGFVHSPLLRKKKRVSKALVHITDWYPTLVGLAGGNESLTKGLDGYNVWEAISEGKQSPRLEILHNIDPLYNHARSGSLQKGYGIWNTAIQASIRAGDWKLLTGDPGYGDWIPPQMLPGFPAEWWNLERHTESRKSLWLFNISRDPYERFDLSEQRPDVVKELLARLAYHNHTAVPVRYPSEDPRANPHLNGGAWVPWVGDDEDDSWDRIYQKKNKDWKTKLKLSKSRSFFRRLNTRMMSNRI, from the exons ATGGCAACGACAGCTCTCACCGGTTTCTCCATGATGAGCCTACTCAGCCTCGGGTACCTGACCTGGGATCTAATGAGTCCAACGAGTCCAAATCAGGTAGAAAACGAACCGGGACAGACTTTTGGAGGGAGGTCTCCTATCCCGCATCCTCcgcacattatttttattttgacagacGACCAGGGATTCAATGACATCGGCTACCACAGCTCTGACATCAGGACACCGAGCCTGGACAAGCTCGCTGCAGACGGAGTGAAGCTGGAGAATTATTACATCCAGCCCATCTGTACCCCGTCCCGAAGCCAGCTCATCACCGGCAG GTATCAGATTCACACGGGCCTGCAGCACTCCATCATCCGGCCTCGCCAGCCCAACTGCCTGCCAATCAGCCAGGTCACACTGCCCCAGAGGTTGCAGGAGCTCGGCTACTCCACTCACATGGTTGGCAAGTGGCACCTGGGATTTTACAAGAAGGAGTGTTTACCCACCCGCCGTGGGTTTGATACATACTTTGGCTCGTTAACGGGGAGTGTGAACTACTATACTTACAACGCCTGTGATGGCCCTGGGTTGTGTGGTTTTGACCTCCATGAAGGGGAGTCAGTCGCCTGGACTCACAGGGGCAAATACTCGACACATCTGTACACACAGAGAGTCCGTAGGATCCTCGCTACTCATGATCCTCAATCCAAGCCACTCTTCATCTTCCTTTCCTTCCAAGCAGTTCACACACCCTTGCAGTCTCCAAGAGAGTACATCTACCCTTACCGTGGGCTGGGAAACGTGGCTCGCAGGAAGTATGCTGCTATGGTCTCTGCTGTAGATGAGGCTGTTCATAATATTACATACGCTCTACGCAAGTACGGTTATTATCAGAACAGTGTCATCATCTTCTCTTCTGATAATGGCGGTCAGCCTTTATCTGGTGGCAGTAACTGGCCGCTCCGAGGAAGGAAAGGCACTTATTGGGAAGGCGGCGTCCGGGGTCTTGGTTTTGTCCACAGTCCTCTtttgagaaagaagaagagggtGAGTAAAGCCCTGGTGCACATTACTGACTGGTACCCCACTCTGGTGGGACTTGCAGGGGGTAACGAGTCATTGACCAAGGGACTGGATGGATATAATGTTTGGGAAGCCATCAGTGAGGGTAAACAGTCTCCTAGATTGGAGATCCTCCACAACATTGACCCTCTCTATAACCACGCACGCAGTGGCTCCCTGCAGAAGGGATATGGGATTTGGAATACAGCCATTCAGGCCTCCATTCGAGCCGGAGACTGGAAACTCCTGACAGGAGACCCTGGTTATGGAGACTGGATCCCTCCACAGATGCTTCCAGGTTTCCCTGCTGAATGGTGGAACCTAGAGCGCCACACCGAATCCCGGAAATCTCTGTGGCTTTTTAACATCTCTAGGGACCCCTATGAACGTTTTGACCTCTCTGAACAAAGACCAGATGTTGTCAAAGAGCTATTAGCCAGACTGGCATACCATAACCACACAGCAGTACCAGTAAGGTACCCATCAGAGGACCCACGGGCAAACCCACACCTAAATGGAGGTGCCTGGGTACCTTGGGTGggagatgatgaggatgataGCTGGGACCGCATTTACCAGAAAAAGAACAAGGATTGGAAGACAAAGCTTAAACTGTCCAAAAGCAGGTCATTTTTCAGGAGACTCAACACGAGGATGATGTCTAACAGGATATAG